The following proteins come from a genomic window of Paenibacillus swuensis:
- a CDS encoding putative amidoligase domain-containing protein → MSVFLYGLERELQPLVSVLQRSIKVSRAAGGKSGLAEYRVGEATNSGNGETLVIWGNAAASIPPRSWRHILNHPESLQCLHEPRRWRNLLRIHGMRVHQQDEPELAGFAKCYTIPVFHLRALAIYETVTSSFGSSMKLTELEESKRHHRRLGREAVRALYAVGADYGLVTMRADENGRLVIISLSADPALESYPGLTGLYAEALKQYVEEKVREEHHITPMSKALLGSDPEFILRNRITGEIEDASKYLSRKGSAGSDAISINGEITYRLAELRPEPASDPKTLILNIMRTMRTASRAIRNPHLEWLAGGMPVNGYALGGHVHFSGLILNSDILRALDNYLALPLVLAEDETTADRRPRYGFLGDFRMQPHGGFEYRTLPSWLVTPKITKGVLSTAAVIAAHYQELNRRPLNQFQWVNAYYMGTKADLLNQAELIYADLKATSSFLLYESYLLPFWEQILMMKPWKEQTDVRKAWKIPPFDVAADSMR, encoded by the coding sequence ATGAGTGTGTTCTTGTATGGTTTGGAACGGGAGCTGCAGCCCTTAGTGTCAGTGCTGCAAAGGAGTATTAAAGTATCCCGTGCAGCGGGAGGCAAGTCTGGTTTGGCGGAATACCGGGTCGGGGAGGCGACAAACAGCGGGAACGGAGAGACATTGGTCATTTGGGGAAATGCAGCCGCCTCGATCCCGCCGCGCTCATGGAGACATATTCTTAATCATCCGGAGTCGTTGCAGTGTTTACATGAACCAAGGCGATGGAGGAATCTGCTGCGAATCCATGGTATGCGTGTTCACCAACAGGATGAACCCGAATTGGCGGGTTTTGCTAAATGTTACACAATTCCCGTCTTTCATCTGCGGGCGTTAGCTATCTATGAAACCGTCACCAGTTCTTTCGGTTCATCCATGAAATTAACAGAGCTTGAAGAATCCAAGCGGCATCACCGACGCTTAGGCCGGGAAGCGGTTCGTGCGCTATATGCCGTCGGAGCGGATTACGGTCTCGTTACAATGCGCGCGGATGAAAACGGGAGACTTGTCATCATTTCCTTATCGGCTGATCCTGCTTTGGAAAGCTACCCCGGACTAACCGGGCTTTATGCGGAGGCTTTGAAACAGTATGTTGAAGAGAAAGTGCGGGAAGAACACCACATAACTCCTATGTCTAAAGCGTTGTTAGGCTCGGATCCCGAGTTTATTCTGCGGAATCGTATCACCGGTGAAATTGAGGATGCTTCCAAGTATCTGAGCAGAAAGGGTTCGGCAGGCAGCGACGCCATCAGCATAAACGGAGAAATTACCTATAGGTTAGCCGAATTGCGTCCGGAACCTGCCTCAGATCCTAAGACGTTAATACTGAATATTATGCGAACGATGCGCACCGCGTCCAGGGCCATACGTAATCCTCATCTAGAATGGTTGGCGGGAGGGATGCCGGTAAACGGTTATGCGCTGGGAGGTCACGTTCATTTCAGCGGGTTGATCCTGAATTCTGATATATTACGCGCATTGGACAATTATTTAGCCCTGCCTCTTGTATTGGCTGAAGACGAAACTACGGCTGACCGCAGACCTAGGTACGGATTTCTTGGGGATTTCAGAATGCAACCCCACGGAGGGTTTGAATATCGAACACTCCCCAGTTGGCTCGTTACGCCGAAAATTACCAAGGGGGTATTGTCGACCGCTGCTGTCATTGCCGCTCACTACCAAGAATTGAATCGGCGACCGTTGAATCAGTTCCAATGGGTGAACGCTTACTACATGGGAACTAAGGCGGACTTGTTAAACCAAGCGGAGCTGATCTATGCGGATTTGAAAGCCACTTCCAGTTTCTTGTTATATGAATCCTACTTATTGCCATTCTGGGAACAGATTCTTATGATGAAACCTTGGAAGGAACAGACAGATGTTCGTAAAGCCTGGAAAATTCCACCCTTTGACGTCGCGGCCGATTCTATGCGGTGA
- the mutS gene encoding DNA mismatch repair protein MutS: MAQYTPMMQQYLSIKAEAQDAFLFFRLGDFYELFFEDAVNASRELEITLTGREGGAQGKIPMCGVPYHAAEGYISRLIEKGYKVAICEQVEDPAVAKGVVRREIVRTITPGTVMEGKALGDASNNFIVSLAMHEGSYGIAACDLSTGEMHVTSTQDSYSLLLDELNVYQPAEMIGDGSLLEKVRGESLYGTKPVLYTAWTDSGSQLAEKQWPENTYADMDPSRQRAVGFLLDYLHKTQKRSITHISRLAQYDTAQFMTLDPFTRRNLELTETVRERAKKGSLLWLLDKSVTAMGARLLRRWVDKPLLSKRSIDQRLEAVDVLYNQYILREDLREELKQIYDLERLVGRISFGNANARDLLALKLSLARIPALIELCSSSSSQTLQETVAKTDACRDVLNWIEASITNEPPVSVREGGMIKAGYHERLDQLREASSNGKQWLAELEKRERELTGIRTLKIGFNKVFGYYIEVSRAQSAALQDGRYERKQTLANAERYITPELKEKEALILEAEEKMVDIEYDLFVELRERVAAQTARLQSLASTIATVDVYQSLGTVSAANQYRKPEIGEHYELAIEGGRHPIIESMMDGGRFVANDTRLTKEETRMLLITGPNMAGKSTYMRQAALICIIAQIGCFVPAQSARIPLIDRIFTRIGAADDLLSGQSTFMVEMMDIQVMTAKATNRSLVIIDELGRGTSTGEGMAIAQAVIEHLHNYTGCKTLVSTHFHELAHLEESLEFLSNACMAVQESGETVTFLRKLIPGAASTSYGIYCAKLAGLPESIIDRSYALLQNFDQKSSGIKEIQLSYNESAAGAPSLVAENEAVQLSLFGDPALSKGAVKLSKAEMHAAAISVQQMELLDGLRKADVLNMTPLQAIQYVNELKSKLQQM, encoded by the coding sequence ATGGCACAGTATACACCAATGATGCAACAATATTTATCCATTAAAGCGGAAGCACAGGACGCTTTTTTGTTTTTTAGATTAGGTGATTTTTATGAACTCTTTTTTGAAGATGCGGTGAATGCATCCAGGGAACTGGAAATCACCCTGACGGGCCGAGAGGGTGGCGCGCAAGGGAAGATTCCGATGTGCGGGGTTCCATATCATGCTGCGGAAGGATATATTTCCAGGCTTATCGAGAAAGGATACAAAGTCGCGATTTGCGAACAAGTGGAGGACCCGGCCGTAGCCAAAGGCGTGGTGCGACGGGAAATTGTCCGCACCATAACGCCGGGCACCGTCATGGAAGGGAAGGCACTGGGCGATGCCTCCAATAATTTTATCGTGAGTTTGGCGATGCACGAAGGAAGTTATGGGATTGCCGCCTGTGACTTGTCAACAGGGGAGATGCATGTCACCTCAACCCAAGATTCATACTCCTTGCTGTTGGACGAGCTCAACGTCTATCAACCCGCCGAAATGATCGGCGACGGCTCTTTGCTGGAGAAGGTGCGGGGGGAGTCGCTTTACGGCACTAAACCTGTGTTGTATACGGCATGGACTGATTCGGGCTCCCAATTGGCTGAGAAACAATGGCCGGAGAATACATATGCGGATATGGATCCATCTCGTCAGCGCGCGGTAGGTTTCCTGCTGGATTACCTGCATAAGACACAGAAACGCTCCATCACACATATTTCCCGGCTCGCGCAATATGATACGGCACAGTTTATGACGTTGGATCCGTTTACCCGTCGAAATCTGGAATTGACGGAAACCGTACGGGAGCGGGCCAAGAAAGGCTCCTTGTTGTGGCTGTTGGATAAGTCCGTCACGGCCATGGGGGCCAGGTTGCTGCGACGTTGGGTGGACAAGCCTTTACTATCGAAACGGAGCATCGATCAACGGCTGGAAGCTGTAGATGTGCTCTATAATCAATACATTTTGCGGGAAGATTTGCGCGAAGAGCTGAAACAAATCTATGATTTGGAGCGTCTGGTCGGCCGAATCTCCTTCGGGAACGCCAACGCCCGTGATTTATTGGCATTGAAGCTCTCGCTGGCCAGAATTCCCGCCTTGATTGAATTATGCAGCTCCTCATCCTCTCAAACCTTACAGGAAACAGTCGCGAAGACAGATGCTTGCAGGGATGTTCTGAACTGGATTGAAGCATCAATTACCAATGAACCGCCGGTGTCGGTTCGCGAAGGCGGTATGATTAAAGCCGGCTATCACGAGCGCTTGGATCAGTTGCGCGAAGCCAGCAGCAACGGGAAGCAATGGCTGGCGGAGCTGGAGAAGCGGGAACGGGAATTGACAGGCATACGAACACTGAAAATCGGGTTTAACAAAGTGTTCGGCTATTATATTGAAGTGTCCAGAGCGCAATCGGCCGCGCTTCAAGACGGCCGCTATGAGCGGAAGCAGACGCTCGCCAACGCCGAGCGTTATATTACGCCGGAGCTGAAGGAGAAAGAGGCGCTCATTCTGGAAGCGGAAGAGAAGATGGTCGACATTGAGTACGACCTCTTCGTGGAGCTTCGCGAGCGCGTCGCCGCCCAAACGGCGAGGCTGCAGAGCCTGGCGTCGACAATCGCTACCGTCGACGTCTATCAATCCTTAGGTACGGTGAGCGCGGCGAACCAGTACCGCAAACCCGAAATCGGCGAGCATTATGAGCTCGCCATTGAGGGCGGGCGCCATCCGATCATCGAATCGATGATGGACGGGGGCCGTTTCGTAGCCAATGACACGAGGCTGACCAAGGAGGAGACGCGCATGCTGCTGATCACCGGCCCGAACATGGCCGGTAAGAGCACCTACATGCGCCAAGCGGCGCTCATTTGTATCATTGCGCAAATCGGATGCTTCGTGCCGGCGCAATCGGCGCGAATTCCGCTGATCGACAGGATCTTTACACGCATCGGGGCCGCTGACGATTTACTAAGCGGCCAGAGCACCTTTATGGTTGAGATGATGGATATACAAGTGATGACGGCCAAAGCGACGAATCGTTCTCTGGTCATTATAGACGAATTGGGTCGCGGGACCTCGACCGGAGAAGGAATGGCGATCGCGCAAGCTGTGATTGAGCATCTGCATAACTATACAGGTTGCAAAACACTCGTATCCACACATTTTCATGAGCTTGCACATCTCGAAGAAAGTCTTGAGTTTTTGAGCAATGCATGTATGGCCGTGCAGGAAAGCGGTGAAACCGTGACTTTCTTGCGGAAGCTGATTCCGGGCGCTGCCAGCACGAGCTACGGTATCTATTGCGCAAAGCTGGCGGGGCTTCCGGAATCCATTATCGACCGCTCTTATGCATTGCTCCAGAATTTTGATCAAAAAAGTTCTGGAATCAAAGAAATTCAACTCAGCTATAATGAATCGGCTGCGGGTGCACCGTCCCTTGTGGCGGAAAACGAAGCTGTCCAGCTGTCCTTGTTTGGCGATCCGGCCCTTTCCAAGGGTGCCGTCAAGCTTTCCAAAGCAGAGATGCACGCAGCTGCAATCAGTGTTCAACAAATGGAATTGTTGGATGGGCTCCGGAAAGCGGACGTGTTAAATATGACACCGCTGCAGGCGATTCAGTATGTCAATGAACTAAAGTCCAAGCTGCAACAGATGTAG